Proteins encoded together in one uncultured Sphaerochaeta sp. window:
- the rnc gene encoding ribonuclease III — translation MESSLFKRAPAISSERERELLLFIEKSEMEINDLSLLNLAFTHRSFANETNELVDTNERLEFLGDSVLGMCVADWLFRNLPAKAEGDFSKIKSIVVSEDSLAMIARSLEVDKYLLIGKGEENSGGRNKKALLADCMEAIFAACYLDSGFEAAKKFIMRYLENQIRAVLEDDYHRDYKTALQEYMQKRWRMVPTYTLIKKTGPEHDFTFFMQVDVNGRVFGPAQGRNKKQAEQRAAKLAYDQLVKVDND, via the coding sequence ATGGAGAGTAGCCTCTTCAAGAGAGCTCCCGCAATCTCATCAGAAAGAGAGCGGGAGCTTCTTCTATTCATTGAAAAGAGCGAGATGGAGATCAATGATCTCTCCTTGCTCAATCTTGCATTCACACACCGCAGCTTTGCCAATGAAACCAACGAACTAGTGGACACGAATGAACGTTTGGAGTTTCTCGGTGATAGCGTCCTGGGTATGTGTGTAGCGGACTGGCTTTTTAGAAATCTTCCTGCTAAAGCGGAGGGAGATTTCTCAAAAATCAAGAGCATTGTAGTCAGTGAAGATAGTCTTGCCATGATCGCCCGTTCCCTTGAGGTGGATAAATATCTACTTATCGGAAAAGGGGAAGAGAACAGTGGAGGAAGGAACAAGAAAGCCTTGCTCGCTGACTGCATGGAGGCAATTTTTGCAGCCTGTTATCTTGATAGTGGGTTCGAGGCCGCAAAGAAATTTATTATGCGGTATCTGGAAAACCAGATCAGGGCAGTACTGGAAGATGATTATCATCGTGATTACAAGACAGCGCTACAGGAATACATGCAGAAGCGATGGCGCATGGTTCCTACCTATACACTGATCAAGAAGACCGGGCCTGAGCATGATTTTACCTTTTTCATGCAAGTTGATGTAAATGGTCGGGTTTTTGGTCCAGCACAGGGACGAAACAAGAAACAAGCCGAACAACGTGCAGCAAAGCTTGCCTATGATCAGCTGGTAAAAGTGGACAACGACTGA
- a CDS encoding KH domain-containing protein yields MEKDLVEYIVKSLVDVPDEVSINVIEGEKSTILELKVASEDVGKVIGKQGRIAKAIRTILSASATKGGKRAVLEILD; encoded by the coding sequence GTGGAAAAAGATCTTGTTGAATACATTGTAAAATCACTAGTTGATGTCCCTGACGAGGTCAGTATCAATGTGATCGAGGGTGAAAAATCCACGATTCTTGAGCTGAAGGTAGCCAGCGAGGATGTCGGCAAGGTGATCGGCAAGCAAGGCCGTATTGCAAAGGCGATCAGGACCATCCTGAGCGCCTCAGCCACCAAGGGTGGCAAGCGTGCCGTGCTGGAAATACTGGACTGA
- the acpP gene encoding acyl carrier protein → MDSKEVFEKVKSLIAEKLEIDEGKITMNASFRKDLGADSLDTYELVYAIEEELGISIPDEKANEFETVKDAVDFLSAQL, encoded by the coding sequence ATGGATAGCAAAGAAGTATTTGAAAAAGTTAAATCATTGATTGCAGAGAAGCTCGAGATTGATGAGGGCAAAATCACCATGAACGCTTCCTTCAGAAAGGATCTTGGCGCTGACAGCTTGGACACCTATGAGCTGGTATACGCTATCGAGGAAGAGCTTGGCATCTCCATCCCTGATGAGAAAGCCAACGAGTTCGAAACCGTTAAGGACGCAGTCGACTTCCTTTCCGCACAACTGTAA
- the ileS gene encoding isoleucine--tRNA ligase codes for MFRPVTTKVDFPAMEENVLSFWETEDIFKKSIETRSEENEYVFYDGPPFATGLPHFGHLVPGTIKDAIPRYQTMKGKRVRRGFGWDCHGLPVEYEMEKTLGISGHSAITEYGVAKFNEQCRSIVLRYTEEWKQTINRMGRWVDWEHGYRTMDTNYMESIWWVFKTLFEKGYIYEGYNILPYSPALASPLSNFEVNLGGYQDVVDQAVTVRFAADGQENTYFLAWTTTPWTLPSNLALAFGPDIDYVKVKDKSDGNYYILGKARLDHYYKDEDTYEIVDEQKGTFYEGMRYKPLFPYFADLKEQGAFVCVMGDYVTTEDGCGIVHTAPGFGEDDYQVLKGTDIPVVCPVDLECRFTDEVPDFSGRFVKDTDKDIISYLKEHDLLVKRENYLHSYPFCYRTKKPLIYRAMSCWFVDIQKIKKHMLDANEQIYWMPEHLKYGRFGKWLEGARDWAISRNRFWGNPIPVWKCDGSEYLEVIGSREELESKCGQKVEDLHKHYVDDLTWPSPDGKGTMRRIGDVLDCWFESGSMPYAQQHYPFENKEYFENNFPADFICEGLDQTRGWFYTLTVIAAGLWEKPAFTHCITNGIVLTADGKKMSKSERNYTDPMEIVNAYGADSLRFALMNSAVVRAEDLKFSEESVKEVLKTLIIPLWNAYSFFVTYANIDGYEPSETAFEDLTNPMDRWITSATQRFVQTATDSFDAYDIQKACASFVPFIDDLNNWYIRRSRRRFWKGENDTDKKQAYDTLYKVLMTFVKVVAPIIPFTSEEIYQNLKRGDMAQSVHLCMYPDYDESQRDWTLESQMSLTQRAIAMGRSLRASNNLKIRQPLQKLFLVDREEDEREILASMESIIAEELNVKEVHLQSDESSLVEYSAKANFKVLGKSLGKDMKEVASMIADFDGEKIASILDGTPHTLSYSNGEISISKDEIIVQRTEMEGVKVLNDGSLTVGFDTKVTQELADEGIARDIIRSVQNLRKESGFAVSDRIVLTYDGDEVIQRVFDQHGQTIAKETLSNTLRSGTLTGEGIDCNDHMVRLQVEKD; via the coding sequence ATGTTTCGTCCAGTAACCACCAAAGTGGATTTTCCTGCGATGGAAGAGAACGTTCTCTCTTTCTGGGAGACAGAGGATATTTTCAAGAAATCAATCGAAACGCGGTCTGAAGAGAATGAATACGTTTTCTACGACGGACCTCCGTTTGCGACCGGGCTTCCCCATTTTGGGCATCTGGTTCCAGGAACCATAAAGGATGCTATTCCCCGGTATCAGACCATGAAAGGCAAACGGGTCAGGCGTGGTTTCGGTTGGGACTGTCATGGGCTACCTGTTGAGTATGAGATGGAGAAGACGCTGGGTATCAGCGGGCACTCCGCGATTACCGAGTATGGTGTGGCCAAGTTCAATGAGCAATGTCGCTCAATCGTTTTGCGATACACCGAAGAGTGGAAACAGACGATCAATCGCATGGGACGTTGGGTTGACTGGGAGCATGGCTATCGCACCATGGATACCAACTATATGGAGTCCATCTGGTGGGTATTCAAGACACTCTTTGAGAAGGGCTATATCTATGAGGGGTACAATATCCTTCCATACAGCCCAGCCTTGGCAAGTCCTCTTTCCAATTTCGAAGTTAACCTGGGAGGCTACCAGGATGTCGTGGATCAGGCTGTAACCGTTCGATTCGCAGCTGATGGCCAAGAGAATACCTATTTCCTTGCTTGGACGACTACACCCTGGACGCTTCCCAGCAACCTTGCGCTTGCCTTTGGTCCAGACATCGACTATGTGAAGGTCAAGGATAAGAGTGATGGGAATTACTATATCCTGGGCAAGGCTCGCCTCGACCATTACTACAAGGACGAGGACACCTATGAGATTGTTGATGAGCAGAAGGGTACCTTCTATGAAGGTATGCGTTATAAACCCTTGTTCCCATACTTTGCAGATCTCAAGGAGCAGGGCGCATTTGTCTGTGTGATGGGTGATTATGTAACCACCGAAGATGGTTGTGGTATTGTCCATACAGCCCCCGGTTTCGGTGAAGATGATTATCAGGTACTCAAAGGAACAGACATTCCTGTCGTTTGCCCTGTGGATTTGGAGTGTCGTTTTACTGATGAGGTACCAGACTTCTCTGGTCGTTTCGTCAAGGACACAGATAAGGATATCATCTCTTATCTGAAGGAGCATGACCTGCTGGTGAAGCGGGAGAACTACCTTCACTCGTATCCTTTCTGTTACCGTACCAAGAAGCCGTTGATCTACCGTGCCATGAGTTGCTGGTTTGTAGACATCCAGAAGATCAAGAAACACATGCTCGATGCAAATGAGCAGATTTACTGGATGCCTGAACATCTCAAGTATGGCCGATTTGGCAAATGGCTTGAAGGAGCTCGTGACTGGGCAATCAGCAGAAACCGGTTCTGGGGTAACCCTATCCCGGTTTGGAAGTGCGATGGCAGTGAATATCTAGAAGTAATCGGAAGCAGGGAAGAGCTGGAGTCCAAGTGTGGGCAGAAGGTTGAAGATCTGCATAAGCATTATGTTGATGATCTGACCTGGCCAAGTCCTGACGGCAAGGGCACGATGCGCCGCATTGGGGATGTCCTTGACTGCTGGTTTGAGTCGGGGTCCATGCCATACGCACAGCAACATTACCCATTTGAAAACAAAGAGTATTTTGAAAACAATTTCCCCGCTGATTTCATCTGTGAAGGCTTGGACCAGACTCGTGGTTGGTTCTATACCTTGACGGTTATTGCGGCAGGGCTCTGGGAGAAACCAGCGTTTACCCACTGCATCACCAACGGTATTGTTCTGACAGCCGATGGGAAGAAGATGAGCAAGAGTGAACGAAACTATACCGATCCGATGGAGATTGTAAACGCCTACGGTGCAGACAGTCTGCGTTTTGCCTTGATGAATAGTGCAGTCGTCCGTGCAGAGGACCTGAAGTTCAGTGAGGAGTCGGTAAAGGAAGTACTCAAGACCTTGATCATCCCTCTCTGGAATGCTTACTCATTCTTCGTAACCTATGCGAATATTGATGGGTATGAGCCTTCTGAAACAGCCTTCGAGGATCTCACGAACCCGATGGACCGCTGGATTACCAGTGCAACCCAACGGTTTGTGCAGACTGCCACCGACTCTTTCGATGCCTATGACATCCAGAAAGCGTGTGCATCCTTTGTTCCGTTCATCGATGACCTGAACAATTGGTACATTCGCCGAAGCCGAAGGCGTTTCTGGAAGGGCGAGAACGATACGGATAAGAAGCAGGCGTATGATACCCTCTACAAGGTCCTGATGACCTTCGTCAAGGTTGTTGCACCAATCATTCCGTTTACAAGTGAGGAGATTTACCAGAACTTGAAACGGGGAGATATGGCACAAAGTGTGCATCTCTGTATGTATCCTGATTATGATGAGAGCCAAAGGGATTGGACCCTAGAAAGCCAGATGTCCCTGACCCAGAGAGCTATCGCCATGGGTCGCTCACTGAGAGCTTCCAACAACCTGAAGATTCGTCAGCCTTTGCAGAAACTATTCCTCGTCGACCGGGAAGAGGATGAACGGGAAATTCTGGCAAGCATGGAGTCAATCATTGCAGAGGAACTGAATGTGAAGGAAGTACATCTGCAATCTGATGAGTCCTCCCTTGTGGAGTATAGTGCTAAGGCCAACTTCAAGGTTCTGGGAAAATCCCTGGGCAAGGACATGAAGGAAGTTGCATCCATGATTGCTGATTTTGATGGAGAGAAGATTGCTTCCATCCTTGACGGCACACCACACACACTCTCTTACAGCAATGGCGAGATTTCAATCTCCAAGGATGAAATCATTGTCCAGAGGACTGAGATGGAAGGTGTAAAGGTACTGAATGATGGATCACTTACTGTAGGGTTCGATACCAAGGTTACCCAGGAACTCGCAGATGAGGGAATTGCACGTGATATCATTCGCTCAGTTCAGAACCTCAGAAAAGAGAGTGGGTTTGCCGTATCTGACCGGATTGTACTGACTTATGATGGTGATGAGGTTATCCAGCGGGTCTTCGACCAGCATGGACAAACCATTGCCAAGGAGACGTTGTCCAATACCTTGCGCTCTGGTACACTGACAGGAGAAGGTATTGATTGCAATGACCATATGGTGAGGTTGCAAGTAGAGAAGGATTAA
- the trmD gene encoding tRNA (guanosine(37)-N1)-methyltransferase TrmD — protein sequence MKIQIVTLFPEILEGFFENSIMKRAVQSGSVEYEFINFRSFATDKHQSCDDVPYGGGAGMVIKCDPLCKALDSINAKEKRVVYASPSGKRLSQAYAEELSKEDELVFICGHYEGIDQRVIDLYVDDEISIGDYVISSGEVSTLVIVDAVYRLIDGVISSDSLSEESFHGGLLEYPQYTRPETYCSKDVPDVLLSGHHAKIGQWRLQKRLEKTLLNRPDLLETASLDANSRKILNALKEHSAKGTGDDGCN from the coding sequence GTGAAGATTCAGATAGTCACCCTGTTTCCAGAAATACTGGAAGGGTTTTTCGAAAACTCGATCATGAAGAGGGCTGTACAAAGCGGTTCAGTTGAGTATGAGTTCATAAACTTCAGAAGCTTTGCGACAGACAAGCATCAAAGCTGTGATGACGTTCCCTATGGTGGTGGCGCTGGAATGGTGATCAAATGTGATCCCCTCTGCAAAGCGCTCGATTCCATCAATGCAAAAGAGAAGCGGGTGGTGTATGCTTCCCCCTCTGGAAAGCGTCTAAGTCAAGCCTATGCCGAAGAGCTGAGCAAGGAAGATGAACTGGTCTTTATCTGTGGCCATTATGAAGGTATTGACCAACGGGTGATTGACCTATATGTTGATGACGAGATTAGTATCGGGGATTATGTAATCAGCAGCGGCGAGGTTTCCACCTTGGTAATCGTAGACGCTGTATACCGTTTGATTGACGGTGTGATTAGTAGTGATTCACTCAGTGAAGAGAGTTTTCACGGTGGATTACTTGAATATCCCCAGTATACAAGGCCTGAGACCTATTGCTCAAAAGATGTCCCTGATGTATTATTGAGCGGGCATCACGCCAAAATTGGCCAGTGGCGACTACAGAAACGGTTGGAAAAGACCTTGTTGAACCGACCGGATTTGTTGGAGACGGCATCTCTTGATGCGAACTCCAGAAAGATTTTAAATGCATTGAAAGAACATAGTGCGAAGGGGACCGGAGACGATGGATGTAATTAA
- the coaD gene encoding pantetheine-phosphate adenylyltransferase, translating into MNRKERIAMLPGSFDPPTNGHIDIIERSSHLFEKLYVVVADNVQKQCLFTADERMDMLKDILKEHENIEVVSYRGLVVDFAREHGVGVMVRGVRALVDFGYEFELAMTNKQLNPDLEVLFMPTSPKYFQLRSSAIKEMAAYGADISPMVPPLVVQMMRNRIKLLTL; encoded by the coding sequence ATGAACAGAAAAGAGCGTATTGCCATGCTTCCCGGTTCTTTCGATCCACCCACAAACGGACATATTGATATCATCGAGCGTTCTTCCCATCTTTTTGAGAAACTCTATGTGGTCGTTGCCGACAATGTACAAAAACAGTGTCTGTTTACCGCTGATGAGCGGATGGACATGCTCAAGGATATTCTCAAGGAACATGAGAACATCGAAGTGGTGAGTTATCGTGGGCTGGTGGTTGATTTTGCTCGTGAGCATGGGGTAGGGGTCATGGTACGAGGTGTCAGGGCTTTGGTAGATTTTGGGTATGAGTTTGAATTGGCTATGACCAACAAGCAACTAAATCCTGACTTGGAGGTACTATTTATGCCAACGAGTCCTAAATATTTTCAACTGAGAAGCAGTGCAATCAAGGAAATGGCGGCATATGGGGCCGATATCTCCCCAATGGTTCCACCTCTTGTCGTACAAATGATGAGAAATCGAATCAAGTTGTTGACGCTTTAG
- the ffh gene encoding signal recognition particle protein, with product MFDSISDKFSGIMRSLAGKSKITEKNVQEAVEEIKMALLDADVNLRVVRRFINGTMEEATGEKVLKAVDPGQQFVKIVYDRMVALLGDEENQKLLLKGPDTTSVILMMGLQGSGKTTTSAKLASRLKKEGRRVMLVAADLVRPAAILQLQVLGEAVGVPVFSIEGEKNPAKVAKAALAQAKKDQRDVLIVDTSGRMHLDETLMDEIQKVRDAISPDETLFVADAMTGQNAVTIAKEFQEKVGISGVVLSKFDSDTRGGAALSLRSVVGKPIKFIGVGEKIEDLDPFYPDRIASRILGMGDIVSLVEKAQSVVDENEAIRMQEKMAKNTFDLQDYLDQLNSMDKMGSIDQLLEMIPGAKGQVSEDDIDTEEIRREKAIILSMTYAERTNYHIMGPTRRKRVAKGSGTTVSDVNRLLKKFEKMRLTMKKLAKNKKYQAAMLKQMGM from the coding sequence ATGTTTGATTCAATAAGCGATAAGTTCTCCGGCATCATGCGCAGTCTTGCCGGAAAGTCCAAGATAACAGAGAAGAACGTCCAGGAAGCCGTCGAAGAAATTAAGATGGCCTTGCTGGACGCTGACGTGAACCTTCGGGTTGTCAGACGCTTCATCAATGGGACCATGGAAGAAGCCACAGGGGAGAAAGTCCTCAAGGCTGTCGACCCTGGTCAACAGTTCGTGAAGATTGTCTACGATCGGATGGTCGCTCTGCTTGGGGACGAGGAGAACCAGAAGCTTCTGCTCAAGGGCCCTGATACAACCAGTGTCATCCTGATGATGGGTCTCCAGGGTTCTGGTAAGACCACTACATCAGCCAAGCTGGCTTCACGCCTGAAAAAAGAAGGCCGTCGTGTCATGCTTGTTGCGGCAGACTTGGTCAGACCGGCTGCTATCCTGCAACTCCAGGTTCTTGGTGAGGCAGTAGGGGTACCCGTCTTCAGTATTGAAGGGGAGAAAAACCCAGCAAAAGTTGCCAAGGCAGCCCTTGCACAGGCAAAGAAAGATCAGCGAGATGTGTTGATCGTCGACACCAGTGGACGAATGCACCTTGATGAGACCCTGATGGATGAGATCCAGAAGGTCCGTGATGCAATTTCTCCTGATGAGACACTCTTTGTTGCCGATGCAATGACCGGACAGAATGCTGTCACCATTGCCAAGGAGTTCCAGGAGAAAGTTGGGATCAGCGGGGTTGTACTCAGCAAGTTCGATAGTGACACACGTGGTGGTGCTGCACTCTCCCTTCGTTCTGTTGTGGGCAAACCGATCAAGTTCATTGGTGTTGGTGAGAAGATCGAGGATCTTGATCCCTTCTATCCAGATCGTATCGCTAGCCGAATTCTCGGGATGGGCGACATTGTCTCGCTTGTTGAGAAAGCACAAAGTGTTGTTGATGAGAATGAGGCAATTCGCATGCAGGAGAAGATGGCAAAGAACACCTTCGATCTGCAAGACTACCTTGACCAATTGAACTCAATGGATAAAATGGGTTCAATCGACCAGCTCCTGGAAATGATTCCCGGTGCAAAGGGTCAGGTCAGCGAAGATGACATTGATACAGAGGAAATTCGTCGAGAGAAAGCAATTATCCTTTCAATGACCTATGCGGAACGAACGAATTACCATATAATGGGACCGACAAGACGTAAACGTGTTGCAAAAGGAAGCGGAACCACCGTTTCTGACGTAAATCGTTTGCTGAAAAAGTTTGAGAAAATGCGACTTACGATGAAGAAGTTAGCAAAAAATAAAAAATACCAGGCTGCAATGCTTAAACAGATGGGTATGTAG
- a CDS encoding HD domain-containing protein, whose product MQQFPIPSVIQRFSQQFKQAGFSLYIVGGAVRDHLLGIDNEDFDFTTDAKPEEVMSLFKAVIPTGIDHGTVTVRYEKHSFEVTTFRSEGSYQDGRHPSSVTFITNLEEDLKRRDFTINAFAVDLNDSKIIDLCGGKEDLKHRIIRAIGIPEERFEEDGLRILRACRFAGKLNFIIEEDTLKAMHTCRENLRKVSSERIREELFRLVLSDHPEVGLNYMRECGILQIILPELAAGDQIDQRGMHHEDVLSHAISTCQASVALSDRLEVRLAALFHDIGKSEVMEEGEERNTFYNHDLVGEKLTIKVLRRLKASNEQIRLVSLLVRHHMFSYQSNWSDSAVRRFLTRVGKEHVGMLFSLRIADQIAIHGKADIRLLEELEERVKGILDAQDALSIKDLAVNGNDLMKAGIPKGKQLGGTLDYLLETVLDDPAQNKKEQLLEIAKNYQSLSTFTS is encoded by the coding sequence ATGCAGCAATTCCCAATTCCATCTGTGATCCAGAGGTTCTCACAACAGTTCAAGCAAGCAGGTTTCAGCCTCTATATTGTAGGGGGAGCCGTTCGTGACCATCTGTTGGGTATCGACAACGAAGACTTCGATTTTACCACCGATGCAAAACCAGAGGAGGTCATGAGTCTCTTCAAGGCTGTCATCCCCACTGGCATTGACCATGGCACGGTCACTGTGCGTTATGAGAAACACAGCTTCGAGGTAACCACCTTCCGTAGTGAAGGATCCTACCAGGATGGAAGACACCCCAGCAGTGTGACCTTTATCACGAATCTTGAAGAAGACCTGAAAAGACGGGACTTTACCATCAATGCTTTTGCGGTTGACTTGAATGATAGCAAAATCATCGATCTTTGTGGTGGAAAGGAAGATCTGAAACACAGGATCATCAGAGCAATTGGAATTCCTGAAGAACGTTTTGAGGAAGATGGACTGAGAATCCTGAGAGCCTGCCGCTTTGCAGGCAAGCTTAATTTCATCATTGAAGAAGATACTCTCAAGGCCATGCATACCTGCAGGGAGAATCTTCGCAAAGTAAGTAGCGAACGCATCCGAGAAGAGCTTTTCAGGCTTGTTCTCTCCGATCATCCCGAGGTGGGACTCAACTACATGAGGGAGTGTGGCATATTGCAGATCATCCTTCCCGAACTTGCTGCAGGAGACCAGATTGACCAGAGGGGGATGCATCATGAGGATGTGCTCTCACATGCCATCAGTACCTGCCAAGCGTCCGTAGCCCTCTCTGACCGTCTGGAGGTGCGCCTTGCCGCCCTTTTCCATGATATTGGCAAGAGTGAGGTGATGGAAGAAGGAGAGGAACGCAACACCTTCTACAACCATGATCTAGTTGGGGAGAAACTCACCATCAAGGTCCTAAGACGACTGAAGGCAAGCAATGAGCAGATTCGACTTGTCAGCCTCTTGGTCCGCCATCATATGTTCAGTTACCAGAGCAACTGGAGTGACAGCGCTGTCAGACGCTTTCTCACCCGCGTAGGCAAGGAACATGTGGGTATGCTCTTCAGCCTTAGGATAGCTGACCAGATAGCCATACACGGCAAGGCAGATATCAGATTGCTTGAAGAATTGGAAGAGCGGGTCAAGGGTATCCTTGATGCCCAGGATGCCTTGTCCATCAAGGACTTGGCCGTGAATGGCAATGATTTGATGAAGGCGGGAATTCCCAAGGGAAAACAACTTGGGGGAACCCTTGATTACTTGTTGGAAACAGTACTTGATGATCCCGCGCAGAATAAGAAAGAGCAACTATTGGAGATAGCAAAAAACTATCAGTCGTTGTCCACTTTTACCAGCTGA
- the rplS gene encoding 50S ribosomal protein L19, giving the protein MDVIKAIESEQMKENAENFCVGDTVKVFFKIVEGTNERVQVFEGLVIAKNNGGIRRTFVVRKISYGVGVERIFPLHSPRVERIEVVRRGRVRRAKLYYIRKKVGKKAKVKELIRRKNA; this is encoded by the coding sequence ATGGATGTAATTAAGGCTATTGAGTCGGAACAGATGAAGGAAAATGCAGAGAACTTCTGCGTTGGTGATACCGTTAAAGTGTTTTTCAAGATTGTTGAAGGCACCAACGAACGTGTCCAGGTGTTTGAAGGCCTGGTCATTGCAAAGAACAATGGTGGGATTCGCAGGACTTTTGTGGTCCGTAAGATTTCCTACGGTGTAGGTGTGGAAAGAATTTTCCCCTTGCACTCACCTCGTGTTGAAAGAATCGAGGTTGTTCGCAGAGGTCGTGTCAGAAGAGCTAAGCTCTACTACATTCGCAAGAAGGTGGGCAAGAAGGCGAAAGTCAAAGAGCTCATCCGCAGAAAGAACGCCTAA
- the rpmF gene encoding 50S ribosomal protein L32 has translation MATPKYKTSKASAASRKAANMRLATPTLSRCSTCGNMVLPHRVCPKCGFYRGVQVIELQDK, from the coding sequence ATGGCAACACCGAAATATAAGACTTCCAAAGCAAGCGCAGCATCAAGAAAGGCTGCTAACATGCGTCTTGCAACCCCGACACTCTCTCGTTGTAGCACCTGTGGAAATATGGTTCTTCCTCACCGTGTCTGCCCGAAGTGCGGTTTCTACCGCGGCGTGCAGGTCATTGAGTTGCAGGATAAATAA
- the rimM gene encoding ribosome maturation factor RimM (Essential for efficient processing of 16S rRNA): MLRAKDGSEQTFSIESFRMMGSQPLMKFKGFDNPEDARVLNGRHLMVPRKWAAPLKKGQYYVADLIGCALVHDGEHLAEVVSSVDGAQAVMLEVRSPDGSLYMVPYLKEFIGEVSLEDRTIELKTPWILA; the protein is encoded by the coding sequence GTGTTGCGTGCGAAGGATGGATCAGAGCAAACTTTCTCTATAGAAAGTTTTCGCATGATGGGTTCACAGCCCTTGATGAAGTTCAAAGGATTTGACAATCCCGAGGATGCAAGGGTGCTCAATGGTCGACATCTGATGGTTCCCAGAAAATGGGCAGCCCCTTTGAAAAAGGGCCAGTACTACGTCGCTGATCTTATCGGTTGTGCTTTGGTGCACGATGGTGAGCATTTGGCTGAAGTCGTCAGTAGTGTCGATGGTGCACAGGCTGTGATGCTTGAAGTCCGTAGCCCTGATGGTTCCCTTTATATGGTTCCGTATCTCAAGGAATTCATTGGCGAAGTTAGCCTGGAGGACCGGACGATCGAGTTGAAGACTCCCTGGATTCTCGCGTGA
- the rpsP gene encoding 30S ribosomal protein S16 has protein sequence MRLKRFGTKKRPDYRIVVMDSRAKTQGRTLDEVGQYHPLAEKDQQVILKVEKIQDWLAKGAQPSDTVRALLNKNGVTVTRTVQE, from the coding sequence ATGAGACTGAAGAGATTTGGTACAAAGAAGAGACCTGACTACCGTATCGTGGTGATGGACTCCAGGGCAAAGACCCAGGGCAGGACCCTCGATGAGGTTGGTCAGTACCATCCTCTGGCTGAGAAAGATCAGCAGGTTATCTTGAAAGTTGAGAAAATTCAGGACTGGCTCGCCAAGGGTGCACAGCCCAGCGATACCGTAAGAGCCCTGCTCAATAAGAATGGCGTGACGGTGACCAGAACTGTCCAGGAATAA